The DNA window CTATTGTTTTACTTTCCATAATATTTTTTCTAAGCAATATTTGTTTAATATTAGCATAATAAGAATTTTGATGTGGAAAAATATTCCTGCTAATATTTAATAAACTTATAAGTAATCTATATATTATAGTTAGAGATGTCCTAATGGATACTCTGTCTTTCAAAGCCGGTATTCGTTACTGTATCGGCCAAATCACGAAAGACTGTAATTACGCTCATTGAGTAACAAGACTAACTGAGAACATTTATGCCCCAACAAGGGAGATCTTGCTTCCTGATCTTGATGAGTTCACATCCAGCCGCAGTGGCATCTGCTCTTTGAGCTCTGACACATGAGAGATAACACCTATCATACGCCCCGTTTGCTGAAGATCTACTAGAATTTGCATCGCCAAATCCAATGATTCAGGATCTAAACTGCCAAAGCCTTCATCGATAAACAAGGTATCAAGTCTTATCCCACCACTGTATGACTGAACAACATCCGATAGGCCCAGTGCGAGTGCCAGTGCCGCCATAAACGATTCTCCACCTGACAATGTTGCTACATCACGCGTTTTACCTGTGTACCCATCTTCTACCGATAAGTCCAACCCTCGGCCAGCGACACCTTTAAAGCCCTCGGTTTTACGTACCAGTTGATAACGCCCCTGACTCATGACTCTCAACCTTTGCGAAGCTTGAATCAATACATCGTCAAGTAATACGCCCAACACAAAGCGATGTAAACTAATTCTACTGCCCGTTTTTCCGCTCGCGACATCGTAAAGTGTGCCATAAACTTTATATTCGTCATCGAGTTGACTGTTTTTAGTTCGTAATTGGGCAATGTCCGAAGCCACCTTTTCCAAGCGATGGAAAAGCGATTGAGCAGCATCAAGCTCGCCTCGACACTTAACGTGTTCTGACTCAAGAAGCGTAACATTAAGTTGCTCTTCTTCTAGATTTGGCCGGGAAGTGTTGGCAAGTTCTTGCTCAATATCATGAATGGTTTGCTCGAGTTTTAACTTGGTCGAGCTATATCGCTCTATTTGCTCACGCCATTGTTGTATTTGTTCTGAACTAGAACGGCATTCCAGGAAATGCGCCAATGAGGAAAAGGAAGCGGCCTTTAAAGCATAATCCCACTCTGTCTCAGCCAATTGCGTATTGCTCCGCGCTACAGCCAGTAATTCTTGGTGGGAAGAAATCTGAGACTCAATATTGGAATAGCTTACCGTCGCGTTATGCTGTGACTCTTGCGCGTACTTTAACGCATCGTTAAGCCGTCCAATATTCTGCTGGAGATCTAGATACTCGGTATCAAGTTGGACAATAGAGTCATATGAGCCAGACATTGAGGCACGTAGCTGGTTCAACTGTTTGTTCAGCGCCTCAAGTTTTGCTTCATTGGCTGATATTTCTTCTCGCAAAGAATATATTTTTGCGTCACCGTTTTCACACCTTTGCTTAAGTTCCGCAACGACACTTTCTAACTTAGGTACATCAATGGCATCAAGTTCATGGTATCTTGCCTGTAAGTGCAAAAGCTTTTGCTCTGTCGATTCAATATCGAGAACAGCATCATCACCCAATTCCAGTTTGTATGAGTGAATCAGTTTTTCCTGCTGCTCACACAAGGAGTGATGACGCTCCAGTTCGTTCAGTGCCGTATTAAATTGATCTAATGCCGCGGTTTCAACTTGACGAGCTTGTTGCACATCCTGCTTATATACTTCCTTACCTTCAAATTCAGCTGGGCTCGGGTGCTCACAACTGCCACAAACTGGGCAAGGTTGGTTCGATTTAAGTCGTTTAGCCAGTACCGCTGCCTGAGCACTATGCCAATGCATTTCCAACTTGTCCGCATGTTGGCGTTTCTCTGCTAACCCTTTCTCTAACTGCTGCTTAGCTATACGCATAGTACCGGTTTGGTTGGTAAGCTGAACCTGCTCAGTGACCAAAGATCTCAATTTACTCAGGTCGGCCAATAAACGCTGGGTTTTCGCTATATCAGCTTGAAGAGAGACTTTCTCCGTAGTCCCTTTCCTTGCACTATCTAAGTCACATTCACTTTTCTTTAACTCTTCGAACAGCTGAGCTTTTAACGCTTGGTACTTTGCCATGGTGTGAACATACTCTTTACCTTGGGATTCAAGCATTTTTAGGTTAGTTTGCTGCGAGTCTATCTCTTTTAGTTTTTCTTTACTTTGCTCTAAATGAAAAAGTTGTTCGTTTAATCTAGGTAGTTGCTCTGCGTTTAATGTGGCTTTTTGTAATCCTTGCTCACACAAAGTTAAGTGGGTTTGAGCTTGCTGCCTTTCAATATTTAAAGTCGAGATTTTGCTTTCCAGCGCCTTGACTTGATTAAGACATGATTGCCAATGTTGATAC is part of the Vibrio aquimaris genome and encodes:
- a CDS encoding SbcC/MukB-like Walker B domain-containing protein, whose translation is MKPLLLTLQAFGPFATTQTIDFRLLGSNPLFLINGPTGSGKTSILDAICFALYGETTGNERQATHMRCDLASLSTPTEITFEFALHEKRYRVTRLPEQQVPKSRGEGTTTRKHTASLYEITESDRLITSKTAQVKLEVTSLLGLNESQFRQVMVLPQGKFRELLLASSKDREAIFGQLFQTDIYKKIEFALKDKASSIVTAKEEFDNQIQGALKVAEVSSEQELNIQIEDITQQLARAKQEEKSSFERLNQAKIKLEQSKMLAGQFSKREQSQKSLTLHLEQQDKIIDMTSLLELAVSAEKLNVPYQHWQSCLNQVKALESKISTLNIERQQAQTHLTLCEQGLQKATLNAEQLPRLNEQLFHLEQSKEKLKEIDSQQTNLKMLESQGKEYVHTMAKYQALKAQLFEELKKSECDLDSARKGTTEKVSLQADIAKTQRLLADLSKLRSLVTEQVQLTNQTGTMRIAKQQLEKGLAEKRQHADKLEMHWHSAQAAVLAKRLKSNQPCPVCGSCEHPSPAEFEGKEVYKQDVQQARQVETAALDQFNTALNELERHHSLCEQQEKLIHSYKLELGDDAVLDIESTEQKLLHLQARYHELDAIDVPKLESVVAELKQRCENGDAKIYSLREEISANEAKLEALNKQLNQLRASMSGSYDSIVQLDTEYLDLQQNIGRLNDALKYAQESQHNATVSYSNIESQISSHQELLAVARSNTQLAETEWDYALKAASFSSLAHFLECRSSSEQIQQWREQIERYSSTKLKLEQTIHDIEQELANTSRPNLEEEQLNVTLLESEHVKCRGELDAAQSLFHRLEKVASDIAQLRTKNSQLDDEYKVYGTLYDVASGKTGSRISLHRFVLGVLLDDVLIQASQRLRVMSQGRYQLVRKTEGFKGVAGRGLDLSVEDGYTGKTRDVATLSGGESFMAALALALGLSDVVQSYSGGIRLDTLFIDEGFGSLDPESLDLAMQILVDLQQTGRMIGVISHVSELKEQMPLRLDVNSSRSGSKISLVGA